In Thermococcus gorgonarius, the genomic window AGGAGAGCATCCGCCCGATCAAACGGATCTTCGAGTTTTCTAGCTTCCTCAAGTGCCTCATCAAAGAGACCCTTCGATGCAAGAAGAAGTATGTTGTCAAGTTTCTCCATCGCCCTCGCCTTAAGAATTTTGGAAGGGAAAGTTTATAAAATTCCCGGAAGGGGGAGTTTTATGCTAACACTGGCCCTGTACAACACTTACGACACAAGAAGGCTTCACGAAGCCCATCTCAGGGCAATAGCAAGGGCTGGACCCGTAGCGTATGCCTTCGACTTTCACCTGGCTCTGGTGGGATTTCCACTGGAAGGAAAGCCCACTGATGTAGCAGAGGAAATAGCCAAAAATACCACAATAGGAAAAGGAGGGAAGTACCTGCTGGAACTCGCCCAAAACAACAAGTTTCACCTCCTCGATTTTCCAAAAGGGGGATTTCCTCCTCAGTTCGGGATCCCAGTAGCAACCACGAGAAAGCCCTCAGAAGAAAAGAAGATAACTCCACTCGAAGTCGCCGAGAGGTCTCTTAGGGGAGAAAGCTTCATACTCCTAGTTGGCCTGGGGAGACACGGGCTACCAAAGGAAACGTTTAAGTTGGCACGATACCATATGGACATAACCGGAAGGGGAGTAAGCCTTGAAACCTGCACGGCCATAGGGGCGATTCCCTCCAAAATAAGAACTCTGATGGAGGCCCTGCAATGGAAGACGGATGGGCAAAAGAACTGGCGTGGATACTCATCTCGATTATAATAGTGGCCGGAATAAACTACGGCCTCAAGATCGTTATGAATACAGACTCCCCGCTCGTCATAGTCATAAGCGGTTCTATGGAGCCCGTGTTTTACAGGGGCGATGTAGTGCTTCTCAAAGGCGTGTCCCCCGACGACATTAAGGTTGGCGATGTGATAGTATACAACGCCCCCATGTATGCTTATCCAATAATTCACCGAGTTCGGGAGATAAAAACGGTTGAGGTAAACGGGCATGAGGAAAAGTGCTTCGTTACATGGGGGGACAACAACCCAATTCCGGACTGGGGGGAGTACAGGCTCTACCCAACGCCCAACGGCGGAGTTCCCTGTGTGCCTGCCTATGCCGTGGATGCCAAGGCTGTTATGGTGTTCCCCAAGATAGGGGTAATACCCCTGTGGATCAGGGAGCACATGTAAGAGGAAACGGGATGATGTGAGGGTAGGTGGCTGAGGGATGATGACCTAATCGGCCCCTGACCGGCTAGAAACTACTAAAAACCTGGGATTGCATTTAAGGGGTACAGCATATGGGCTGGAAGGACAAACTCGGATTGGTTCACATATACACCGGAAACGGCAAGGGAAAGACAACGGCTGCCCTTGGTCTCGCCGTCAGAATGCTTGGTTCGGGGGGAAGGGTCTTCATAATACAGTTTATGAAGGCCCCTAATGTTTATGGTGAACAGAAAAAGATAGCCGAGTGCGGGGCAGTTATCGAATCCTTCGGTCTTCCAAAATTCGTCCACGGGAAGCCGGAGAAGGAAGATATAGAGGCCGCAAAAAAGGCACTGGAGCGCGCCAAAGAAATAGTTTCCAGCGGGGAATGGGATCTGGTAATCCTGGACGAGATATGCGTTGCCCTCGGTTTTGGAATGCTGGAATTGGAAGAGGTTAAAAAACTCATAGAGAATAAGGCAAAGAACACTGAAATCGTTCTCACCGGTCGTTACTGCCCGGAGGAGCTCTTTGAGCTTGCGGACTACGTAACTGAGATGAGAGAAATAAAGCATCCGTACCAGAGGGGGATTATGGCAAGGAAAGGGGTGGAGTTTTAATTCGGAGATTTCGACGATCAACCGAAAAGCTTTTTAGCTAAGAACGATTAAGATAAGCTGGGAAAGTTTTAGTAACAATTTTTTAAGAAAGGAGGTGAGATCATGAGTAGCGAGCTGATCCAGCAGATAGTTCAGGTTCTCAAGGAGCAAGTTGTTCAGGATACCGTTGTTCCCAGAAACATTAGAAGGGCCGCCGAGCAGGCAATAGAGGTTCTTCTGGATGAGAACAAGGATCCCTCGGTTAGAGCCGCCGATGCCATAGCCATTCTTGAAGAGATAAGCGAGGACCCGAACATGCCAATGCACACTAGGACAATTATCTGGGAAGTTCTCGGGGCACTTGAGCAGGTTAAGTGAGCTTTTTCTTTTTAGATTACAAACTATTTCGAGTCAGGTACCACAGTTTGGAGCTTTCCTCCACCAGTTCTGCCTTGTAAAAAGCTTCTCTAAGTGTTCTCCCAACGGTAACTACACCATGCCGCTCCATTAAAACAGCGTCCACCTCGCTAAGCCCTTCGGCAACGGATTTAGCCAGTTCAACGCTTCCTGCAGGCTTAAACGGGATCACCGGAATTCTGCGAAGATAAATTTCAGCTTCAGGAGTTATTATGGGGAGTTCTTTCTTTAGAATGGAAGACGCGGCTATCGCGTAAGGTGGATGAAGATGAACCACGGCACGTACTTCGGGTCGTTTCTTGTATACCTCCAGATGAAGCCTGTACTCACTCGATGGCCTAACGGGGCTCAGGACTTTTCCGTCCAGGGTAATGGAGGCTATCTGGCCGGCAGTCATATCATCCATGACCGATCCAGTGGATTTTATCAGGACCAAGCTTCCAGTCCTGACGCTGAGATTGCCGCCAAACGCTGCTGTCAGACCCCTCTCATGCGCTTTTCTTGAATACTTTATAAGCTGGAGCTTTAGACATCTCATTTTCTCACCACCTTTATTTCGTACCCGCAGTCGAGACAAACGGCCCGATCGTTCTTCCATCTCAGCTCTCCACCGCACACTGGACACGTGTCGAGCTTACCACTTTTGCTCCACCTCTCGTACGTCTCACCATCGATTACTAAAACCACTCCACCCTCTTCTTCATTCACTTCACCCAAAACGGGATTGCTGAGGAGTTCTCCCGTTTCAGCATCGATTATAACGGGCTCCAGACCGATGTTCCCTTCATACTCTATGTCGTTTGCCGGAAGAATCTCCAGAATGAGGGCGTTCAGTTTCCTATCGCGGTAGACAACGATCTCCAGAGCGTCACTGAGGTCGCCGCTTGAAGAGATAACGTCAATCACGAGACTCTCCCTGGGAATCAGCAGGGCAATTAAATCTCTGGACCGATAAACACCTATTCCACCCCTGAGACACAGCTCCTCCAGTCCGAGGTTTTTCAAGATATCCCCAACTTCATCACCGGAAGGCAACCTCAGGGTGGATAGCATTATCTTCATTATCTTTTCTGCGAGCGAAATCGCCAGTGCAACTGGCTCCATCATGATCCCCACCATCCCCACTCATCAGAAAAATTTATAAACCTCTCCCAGACACTAAAGGACGGGCTGAACTGTAGGGTCCCGCGGTAGCCTAGCCTGGGAGTGGCGGCGGACTGTAGATCCGCAGGTCCCCGGTTCAAATCCGGGCCGCGGGACCACCAGAATTCTTCTTGGTGGGACATAATGGGGTCACGCGTGTTAAAGGCCATTTCCCTGATTTTGATTGGACTGGTTGTTTTCGTTGGTCTGGATATAGCTTACAACGATGGACAGCTTTCAAGGAGATACCTTCCGCCTCAGATTTTCAATCTCTCCAAAGAAGCAGATGATGCAATAAGAGGGAAAATACTGGGCGAACTCACTGGAGACCCAATAGAAGAGGCACTGGAAAAACACCTCAACAACAGGAGCGAGATCCAAACCGTTGAATATCTAACAGATGAACTCAAAGGTTCCAATATACTCGAATCAGCGTGGAATATCCTTAGATGGGAAGATGAACACATATCTTATGACTTTTCCAGGCGTGAACCCCTAATGAGACCGATTCCACAAATCATCACGAGCGGGAGAGGTATCTGCGGGGACTACACTCTGTTAACCCTGGCTATTCTGATTCAAATGAACTACACCGAGCTCTATGCCATGGCCATAACGTTCAACGAGTCCGATGTGGGGCACCTAACGGCTGTCATTAAATACGGCGGAAAGTTTTTGGTCGTTGACCAGCACCCCCCGGTTATGGATCTGGGCTCATACTACTGGTACTGGAGTGTTTACAGATTGGAGTACCTAAACGAAAGTCCACAACACATTAAAACCGCAACACTCTACAGAATCACGGTAGAAAACAGCAAAAAGATAAAGGTCGAAAAAGCTGGAGAACTGGAAGCCGGCGACTTTCTGAAAGAAGACTATAGTATCAGAGACTTAGACCTTGAGAGGGTAAAGACCAAGCTTCTTTCTAGGTTCAAAAGAGATTATGGATTGATTGAGGATCCCGGCCTGCAAAAGTACGGGGAAAACGAGGCGGTTCCTCCACGTTATTCGCGTCTCTACGTGTTCAAGGCCACTTTTCCAGGATATGCAGAATTCTACTTTCCCGAAGGGGAAGACTGCTTTGTACAGGATCTCTACGAAAAGTTGAGAAATCATGAGAAACTGAAGGACATTCTCCCCAGCTCAAAGGCAATCTGGATAGATGTAACAGAAAGCAAGGGGTCCCTGGTTATAGGGCTATATACAGCAACTCGACTGGATATTTTCCAACTTTTGATCAAATCTTTGGGATTATTTAATTCCCAATAGTTTATTTACAAACTTTGCAAACCAATAATAGAACTTTTCCAAGATTTTCATAACATACCTGGATAATTCCTAAAACAAAACCATCTAAATCTAGAAAAATATTTAAACATTAAGTTCTAGATATGTATTTGGTGAAGAGCGTGGAGGAAGAGCTACTGAAAAAATTGGTTTCAATACCTTCTCATTTCGAGAGCACCAGTGACATTTCAAACTTCGTGGTATCTTTTCTTGAAGAGCACGGACTAAGTGTTGAGTACCAAGAGGTGGAAAGTTTTGGCAGCAATGTGGTATCCCGCATCCCTGGGAAAAGGCTCACAGTCATTCTCAACGGCCACATGGACACCGTTGGGATTTCCCATGGATGGACAAAAAACCCCTGGGGCGAGATTGAAGGAGATAAGTTCTACGGTCTCGGAAGCGCCGATATGAAAGGTGGACTGGCAGCCTTAATCTCCGCTTACATTGAGATATCAAAACTTCCCAGAAAAAAAAGACCCACTGTGATTTTCACGGCAGTGGTTGATGAAGAAGGCTATTCCAGGGGAACCTGGAAACTGATAGAGAGCGGACTGGCTAAGAACGCCGATGTAGTGTTTATAGCAGAACCGACAAACGAGAAAGTCATGCTCGGGGCAAGGGGACGCTTTGTGATAAACTTAAAAGCTAGAGGGAAAAAAGCCCACGCAGCACGCCCTGAAAAGGGAATAAACGCCATAGAACAACTTGGCATGCTCGTTTCAAACCTTCCAAAGATAAAGACCAAAAAACACAGATACCTGGGAACAGGTTCTTACTGTACCCTTCAGTTCACGGGGAAATCAGACGGTCTCAGCGTGCCTGATTACGCAGAAGCTATCGTAGACAGACACATCGTCATTGGTGAAGACTGGGAGAGGGTAGAGAACGAGATAGAGAGGCTTGTGAAAAAACTCGGCATAAAGGCAGAGATCGAAATCTCAAAGTTTCCACGGCCAACCCCCGAAATGTTGCCATACACGGTAAGAGAAAACAGCAGGTTCGTATCGCTAATGAAGGCTACCTACTACGTCCTCTTTGGGGAGGAACCTCAAATAACCTACGGACAAAGTGTTGGGGACTTCAATTACTTCGGAGCTTACCTCAGGGTGCCCACAATAGTGTTCGGGCCGAGAGGGGCAAACTGGCATTCAGCTGATGAATGGGTAAGCCTCTCCTCAGTGAGAAGGGTGAAAATGGTCTACACCGAATTGCTCCAGATCCTCGGAAGCAGAAAGAGGTTCAATGAGCTTTTGGAGATCAAAGAACGAAAAACAGAAAACGCTGTCACATAACGCAGCACTCATAGATTATCTCGACGTCTCTGATGCTTTTTGCCCACTCGATTATCTTTCTCGGCGGGTTCGTCAGCCTGTCTACCCCAACCAAAACCGCCCCCCTGTCAAAATCGAGCCTCCACCTTCCGAGTGGCCGCATGCAACCTATGCTTAGCTCACCCTTAAAGCACTCTCTGGCGTATTTCACGACCTTCAGGCTCTCCTCCACGCTCGGTTTTGGGACGTTCTCCATCTCGGTTCCCTTCGTCGGAATGAGCACGTCAAGGACGAGGACGTCTATCGGATAGCTCAGCAACAGGTCTATGGCTTTGTATTCCCAGTGGATTTTTCCAAAGTCCAGGCCGATGGTTATGTGGGGTGCAACCCTTATTCCGTTCTCCGTGAGCAGGTCGAGGATTCTGAGGTAGTCTTTCACGGTCTTGTCTATTTTGTAGACCCGCTTTATCACATTGTCGTCGCCGACGAAGTCGAGGGAAACAACATCAACCCAGCGGAGCCACTTCAAATCGTTCTCGTCTATAAAGCCGACGTGGGCGTTGAGCTTGAGGTTGGTTCTCCTCTTTATCTCCCGGATTTCATCGGCGTAGAAATCCAGCGGGACCTTCAGCCTTCCGTCCATCCCGCCGCTCAGCAAACAGCCGGCGTAACCCTTTCTGGAAAGGTCGAGGCAGTAATCCAAAAGCTCTCCCCGCTCCGGCTTTCTCATGCCCTCAAGGTAGTGTTTCCCACAGTGGGCGCAGTTTAAAGCGCAGGCGCTGCCGGTGACGGAGATAGATGGAAATTTGATGCCGGGGATGTAGATTTTGAGCTTTTTTCGTTCCGTCATCTGGAACACCGGTCGAGTTCCTCTTTTGGCATCTGGAGAAAAGTTGGGAAAAATATAATGGTTTTGGAACAAAAATGGGAAGAGGGAAGTCACTTCTTTTCTGCTTCCCCGCGGTTCTTGAACAGCGGCCACCAGGCCTTCTCGCTAAAGAGGCTCATGAAGGCCGGGCCAATGAGGTAGACCGCCATCGTCGCCGTCAGGAGTATTCCGGCCGCCAATGCGAAGCCCATCTCCCTCGTTCCCCACGTGCTGCTGAGCATCAGCGCACCGTAGGTGCTCGCGAGAACCACTGCCAAGCCTATGACGAGGATGTCCATCGTTCCGGCGGCAACTATCAGCGCCTCGTCTGGTTTCCTGCGCTCGAACTCGTCCCTTGCCTTCACGAGGTAGAAGCTGTTGTAGTCTATGCCGACTCCCATGAGCACGACGAAGACCATCAGCGGCAGGAACCACATGACCTCCTGCCCAAAGACCTTCTCGAAGAGCCACGTCGAGACCCAGATGCTCGTCATGACACCGAGGAATATTGTGATCATCGTGGAGGCCACTGCCGGCAGTCCCTTGAGGGTCGGTATGAGCGAGAGGAACATGAGCACTAAGGCCACTGGGATTATCCTGTGCCAGAAGATGTCGTTTATCCTGTCGGTTAGGTCCATTGAGAGCGCCGCGCCTCCTCCAACAAGGCCGGCCTTGATCCTCGGGTTCTTCTCGGCAACTTCCCTAACGTAAGTCCTTAATGCTTTCACGAGGTTCTTGGCCTCCTCGTCGGTCGGTCTGTACCTGCTCTCGACCTGAAGCAGTACCTTGTCACCCTTTGAGGAAATGAATCTGTCGCCGCCGAGGGCCTTCACCGCCGAGAGGGTTAAATTGCTGACTGGCTCTCCATAGGGCCTGGTCGGTGAATAGACGGCTTTAACACCACCCATCGTGGCTATGTGGGCGGTTATTTCGTCTATGAGCTTGAGGTCGTCGTCGCTAACGTTGCCGCTGAACTCGATTATCACGTAGTTGGGCGACATGAGCGACGCGCCGAGCTTCTCCTCGCTGAGCGTCATGAACTTGAGGGTATCGCTGTCCTCAGGCAGGAAGAGGCTCATATCGTGGGTTCCCTTGAAGGTCACGAAGGTGTAAGTTGCTGGAGCCGCTATGAGGAGCGCTATTATGAGGACCACCTTGGCGTGCTTGACCACCCACTCGGCAATCCTGCTCCTCTCGTGGACGTCCAAAGCGCTGGCGTGCCTGATGTGCCTCGGCCACCAGAACCAGCTCTTGTCGCCGATGAGGGCGGTTATTGCCGGGATGAACGTTAAGCTCGCGATGAGGACCGAAACGACCGCGAGCGGTGCTATTATGCCCATCTGCTGGAATATCGGGAACTCCCAGGCGAGGACGAATGAAGCGAAGGCTATGATGTCTGTGAAGGCGCTGGCCAAAACTGCATCCTTGGCCCTCCTCAGAGCCTCAGCGACGGCCTTCTCGTGATCGTAGCCCTCTGCAATGTACTCCCTGAAGCGGTGGACGTAGTATGTCGAGTAGTCTATACCGAGACCGAGGGCCGTCGTGATAGTCAGCATCTGCGCCCAGCTTCCGATGTCGATTATTCCTCCCCTCGCCAGGAGGTAGGCTATTCCCAGAGCGGTCAGGGCTGAGGTCGCAACTCCCGTAAACGGCAGGAAAGTCGCGAGGAGGGCCATTCCCATGAGTATGAAGAGAACCACGAGCGCCATTATCATGCTCGCCCTGGTGGTGACGCTGTTGTCCTTTCGGCCGTACTCTGTCATCTCATGCGCCTCAACTGGCGTTCCGCCGAGGGCGCCCTCAGCCTCCGGGAAGTACTTCCCTAACTCCTCAAGGGCTATCTTCTTGACAAGGGTGGCGTTTTCTGCCCTGTACCTGTAGATGTCCTCACTCGGCCCGGGCCTTCCGCGCGGGACGAAGGTTATGAGCATCGTAGTGTTGTCGTCGCTCTTGAGCATGCTCAGGTATGTTCCAGCCTTCTCCAGCACCGTCGGGAAGAGTTCCTCGGCTAACGGCTTGACGTCGTCCCTTGTCATTGCATTCGGCCTGTCCTTGAACTCGAAGGCTATATCAACGAGCTTCGAGGAGTCAAAGGCTATCTCGATGCCGTACGGGTTGTTCTTTGCGTAGGAATCTACGAACGACCTCACCGTCTCCTTGACGAGCTTTGCTATCTCCTCCTCGCTCATGGGGTAGTTCTTAACTATCGTCTCGGTCAGGTTGAGGAAAACTCCTCTGAACTCCTCGGGAACGCTGACGTTGGCGTTCTCCATCTGCTCCCTGGCCCCTTCGAGGAAGAGGTTCTCGGCCAGCTCCCTCGGGTCTGCGCCTTCGTAGAGTTCCTTCACAATCTCCGAAACGTTGAACTCCACATTTCCGCCCATGCCGGAGCTAAGCGCGGAAACGACCTCTATGGTAGCCTCTTCAAGCCTCTCACCGCTTATTATTCCCTGGGGGTCTTCGGTGGCGGTTTTAACGATTATATCGGCTATGGCTTCAGCGTTTGGAACGCCCGCCTTGGACAGCTGCTCACCTGTTCCGGCCTTGAGCATTTCAAGGGCGACCTTATCGAGAACCTCCGGGCTTCCGTTGCTCTCGTATAGCTCCTTCAACAGGTTCTCTTCAACGCTCAGGCCCATCTGGGCCGTTATGGCCTTGAGGACTGAGATTGTGGCTTCCTCAAGAGCAGCCGGGTCTTTTGAGAGAACTCCGGTGGCGTTCTCGTCGTAAGTCAGAACCGCATCGACAATGAGCGGGGCGAACTTGGAAGCCTCAGCTGGAAGGTTCTCCGCCATGCCAGAGAGGAGAATGCTTCTCTCAAGCTCCTTCGTCGGCCCGGTCTTTAAAAGCTCTTTCAGAACTTCTTTAGCGTTTGGAAGTCCCGAGAGCGGGTTGTTTGGGGCATTACCAATGAGCGAGAACGCAACCTCAACGGCAGCGTTCTCAACGGCCTCAGCACTTGGGTTTGGTCCGAGTGAAATCGCCGTCTCGACTATTCCGGAGAAGGTCTTTGCATCGATGGTTCCAAAGCCCTCAACCTCAACCGTCTGGCTGCTCTGGGCTATTATCTCAGGAAGGCTCTGAAGGGCCGACGTGGCTATCTCAGAGACAGCTTGGGTAAGCTCCTCCGGGCCCATGCCCTGGAGGGCATACTCGCTTCCGGCTTTTTCGTCGAAGGCCTTAACTCCAAAGTAGAAAGCTTTTCCGTAGGCCTCGACGAGGGGAACCTGTTCCGCCGGCGAGCCGGCTTTGACGATGCCCTCCGTAACGTTGGCGAGGAACGCGTCGGTTATAGCTTGAGTCCCCGCTCTGGCATAGACCGGATAAACCGAGTTGAAGACCGCGTAGACGAACTCCGGCGTTGTTCCGGTCTGGCTGGCTATGGCCTGCGCCTCGGCCTGGGTCAGGTTTCCTCTATCATAGGCTCCGCTCGCGAGTATGGCCTTGTGAACGGCTATCACTCCCATGTAGGTATTCCCGTAGGTCGCGTTCAGCGTGTAAAGTCCCTGGTTTAGCTCCGCCAGCGTGGAGTTGAGGGACTTGAGCATTTCCGCTGTTGAAGTGAGGTTTCTGTG contains:
- a CDS encoding radical SAM protein translates to MTERKKLKIYIPGIKFPSISVTGSACALNCAHCGKHYLEGMRKPERGELLDYCLDLSRKGYAGCLLSGGMDGRLKVPLDFYADEIREIKRRTNLKLNAHVGFIDENDLKWLRWVDVVSLDFVGDDNVIKRVYKIDKTVKDYLRILDLLTENGIRVAPHITIGLDFGKIHWEYKAIDLLLSYPIDVLVLDVLIPTKGTEMENVPKPSVEESLKVVKYARECFKGELSIGCMRPLGRWRLDFDRGAVLVGVDRLTNPPRKIIEWAKSIRDVEIIYECCVM
- a CDS encoding transglutaminase-like domain-containing protein translates to MGSRVLKAISLILIGLVVFVGLDIAYNDGQLSRRYLPPQIFNLSKEADDAIRGKILGELTGDPIEEALEKHLNNRSEIQTVEYLTDELKGSNILESAWNILRWEDEHISYDFSRREPLMRPIPQIITSGRGICGDYTLLTLAILIQMNYTELYAMAITFNESDVGHLTAVIKYGGKFLVVDQHPPVMDLGSYYWYWSVYRLEYLNESPQHIKTATLYRITVENSKKIKVEKAGELEAGDFLKEDYSIRDLDLERVKTKLLSRFKRDYGLIEDPGLQKYGENEAVPPRYSRLYVFKATFPGYAEFYFPEGEDCFVQDLYEKLRNHEKLKDILPSSKAIWIDVTESKGSLVIGLYTATRLDIFQLLIKSLGLFNSQ
- the cobO gene encoding cob(I)yrinic acid a,c-diamide adenosyltransferase, translated to MGWKDKLGLVHIYTGNGKGKTTAALGLAVRMLGSGGRVFIIQFMKAPNVYGEQKKIAECGAVIESFGLPKFVHGKPEKEDIEAAKKALERAKEIVSSGEWDLVILDEICVALGFGMLELEEVKKLIENKAKNTEIVLTGRYCPEELFELADYVTEMREIKHPYQRGIMARKGVEF
- a CDS encoding zinc ribbon domain-containing protein, translating into MMEPVALAISLAEKIMKIMLSTLRLPSGDEVGDILKNLGLEELCLRGGIGVYRSRDLIALLIPRESLVIDVISSSGDLSDALEIVVYRDRKLNALILEILPANDIEYEGNIGLEPVIIDAETGELLSNPVLGEVNEEEGGVVLVIDGETYERWSKSGKLDTCPVCGGELRWKNDRAVCLDCGYEIKVVRK
- a CDS encoding MMPL family transporter; its protein translation is MAWNEWIAKHAKLVLLAWIVVIILMSPLAAKLSEVTNYSEEQMVSHNIESIKVQDIISEEFSEARNENLTYLLITNISVNDERAREAYYSFKERVEGKYADNVTSYYDALDELWNMTYDLTLNITRMTANVTGLLYTTAVQTNEGFGQLLAAVYQLDNTTEMVKNGLIGAAQGYLALKQNVTDLYNQTVLLRDALNQTDLAYFVLHRNLTSTAEMLKSLNSTLAELNQGLYTLNATYGNTYMGVIAVHKAILASGAYDRGNLTQAEAQAIASQTGTTPEFVYAVFNSVYPVYARAGTQAITDAFLANVTEGIVKAGSPAEQVPLVEAYGKAFYFGVKAFDEKAGSEYALQGMGPEELTQAVSEIATSALQSLPEIIAQSSQTVEVEGFGTIDAKTFSGIVETAISLGPNPSAEAVENAAVEVAFSLIGNAPNNPLSGLPNAKEVLKELLKTGPTKELERSILLSGMAENLPAEASKFAPLIVDAVLTYDENATGVLSKDPAALEEATISVLKAITAQMGLSVEENLLKELYESNGSPEVLDKVALEMLKAGTGEQLSKAGVPNAEAIADIIVKTATEDPQGIISGERLEEATIEVVSALSSGMGGNVEFNVSEIVKELYEGADPRELAENLFLEGAREQMENANVSVPEEFRGVFLNLTETIVKNYPMSEEEIAKLVKETVRSFVDSYAKNNPYGIEIAFDSSKLVDIAFEFKDRPNAMTRDDVKPLAEELFPTVLEKAGTYLSMLKSDDNTTMLITFVPRGRPGPSEDIYRYRAENATLVKKIALEELGKYFPEAEGALGGTPVEAHEMTEYGRKDNSVTTRASMIMALVVLFILMGMALLATFLPFTGVATSALTALGIAYLLARGGIIDIGSWAQMLTITTALGLGIDYSTYYVHRFREYIAEGYDHEKAVAEALRRAKDAVLASAFTDIIAFASFVLAWEFPIFQQMGIIAPLAVVSVLIASLTFIPAITALIGDKSWFWWPRHIRHASALDVHERSRIAEWVVKHAKVVLIIALLIAAPATYTFVTFKGTHDMSLFLPEDSDTLKFMTLSEEKLGASLMSPNYVIIEFSGNVSDDDLKLIDEITAHIATMGGVKAVYSPTRPYGEPVSNLTLSAVKALGGDRFISSKGDKVLLQVESRYRPTDEEAKNLVKALRTYVREVAEKNPRIKAGLVGGGAALSMDLTDRINDIFWHRIIPVALVLMFLSLIPTLKGLPAVASTMITIFLGVMTSIWVSTWLFEKVFGQEVMWFLPLMVFVVLMGVGIDYNSFYLVKARDEFERRKPDEALIVAAGTMDILVIGLAVVLASTYGALMLSSTWGTREMGFALAAGILLTATMAVYLIGPAFMSLFSEKAWWPLFKNRGEAEKK
- a CDS encoding DUF531 domain-containing protein is translated as MLTLALYNTYDTRRLHEAHLRAIARAGPVAYAFDFHLALVGFPLEGKPTDVAEEIAKNTTIGKGGKYLLELAQNNKFHLLDFPKGGFPPQFGIPVATTRKPSEEKKITPLEVAERSLRGESFILLVGLGRHGLPKETFKLARYHMDITGRGVSLETCTAIGAIPSKIRTLMEALQWKTDGQKNWRGYSSRL
- a CDS encoding aldolase — encoded protein: MRCLKLQLIKYSRKAHERGLTAAFGGNLSVRTGSLVLIKSTGSVMDDMTAGQIASITLDGKVLSPVRPSSEYRLHLEVYKKRPEVRAVVHLHPPYAIAASSILKKELPIITPEAEIYLRRIPVIPFKPAGSVELAKSVAEGLSEVDAVLMERHGVVTVGRTLREAFYKAELVEESSKLWYLTRNSL
- a CDS encoding M20 family metallopeptidase, translating into MKSVEEELLKKLVSIPSHFESTSDISNFVVSFLEEHGLSVEYQEVESFGSNVVSRIPGKRLTVILNGHMDTVGISHGWTKNPWGEIEGDKFYGLGSADMKGGLAALISAYIEISKLPRKKRPTVIFTAVVDEEGYSRGTWKLIESGLAKNADVVFIAEPTNEKVMLGARGRFVINLKARGKKAHAARPEKGINAIEQLGMLVSNLPKIKTKKHRYLGTGSYCTLQFTGKSDGLSVPDYAEAIVDRHIVIGEDWERVENEIERLVKKLGIKAEIEISKFPRPTPEMLPYTVRENSRFVSLMKATYYVLFGEEPQITYGQSVGDFNYFGAYLRVPTIVFGPRGANWHSADEWVSLSSVRRVKMVYTELLQILGSRKRFNELLEIKERKTENAVT
- a CDS encoding signal peptidase I, with amino-acid sequence MEDGWAKELAWILISIIIVAGINYGLKIVMNTDSPLVIVISGSMEPVFYRGDVVLLKGVSPDDIKVGDVIVYNAPMYAYPIIHRVREIKTVEVNGHEEKCFVTWGDNNPIPDWGEYRLYPTPNGGVPCVPAYAVDAKAVMVFPKIGVIPLWIREHM
- a CDS encoding UPF0147 family protein, whose product is MSSELIQQIVQVLKEQVVQDTVVPRNIRRAAEQAIEVLLDENKDPSVRAADAIAILEEISEDPNMPMHTRTIIWEVLGALEQVK